The genomic stretch TCTGGGCCGGACTCTTCGCGGCCAACTGGCGCTTCGCGGCCGCCGGCACGGACTACTGGCAGACCGACGGGCCGGTCTCGCCGTTACGGCACTACTGGTCGCTCTCCGTCGAAGAGCAGTTCTACCTGGTCTGGCCGGTACTGCTGGTGGCGGTGCTCGGCCTGGCCGCCCGACGGGGCGGGTACGGCAGCCGGTCCCGGTGGGCGGTCGGTGTGGTGCTGGCGGCCGTGGTCGTCGGCTCTATCGCGTTCGCCATGTGGGAGGTCGGTCAACGCCCGACTGTCGCCTACTTCTCGACCTTCTCCCGCGCCTGGGAACTCGGGGTGGGGGCGCTGCTCGCGGTGGCGGCGCCGCTGCTGGCCCGGATTCCGACCCCGGCTCGCCCGGCATACCAATGGCTGGGCCTGACCGGCTTGGTCGTCTCGGTGCTCGTCATCACCGCGCAGTCGCCCTTCCCGGTCCCAGGCGCCTTCCTGGCGGTGATCTCGACGGCCCTGGTCATCGCCGGGGGCGTGGGTGGCCAGCGGCTGATGTTCCCGCTGACCAACCGAGCGGTCGGGTACGTCGGTGACCTCTCCTACTCGCTCTACCTGTGGCACTTCCCGCTGCTCATCCTGATCGGGGCCGCTCTGCCGGCCGGTGGACACATCGTCGCGGTACTCACGCTCGTCGGCACGGCGGCGCTATCGGTCCTCTCCTATCACCTGGTGGAGAATCCGGTCCGCCGATCGTCCTGGCTGGAGCGGCGGCCTCCGGGCACGCCTCGACAGCTCACCGGCGTGGCCCGCTTCCGCCGCGCCGCCAGCCTGGTGGCGCTGGCCGCAGTCACGGTCTCGGTGGGCACGGTGGCAGTCCGTACCTCGTCGTCGCCGCAGGTCGTACCGGAGGTGGCGGTGGTCGCCTCGCAGCGGGAGCTGTCGCAGCAGATCGGGGCGGCACTCGACGCCGCCGACTGGCCGGTGCTGACCCCTCCTCCGGGCGAACTGGACACTCTGGGATTCACGCGCGGGGATGGCCAGGGTTGTCGGCCCTCGGTCCCGGAGGGCAACGACTGCACCGTCACGCCGCGCCCCCGCAGGCTGGCGGTCGTCGTCGGAGACTCGATCGGCAGTGCCTGGCTGCCTTTGGTGCGGCGGGTGCTCGAACCGGACGGGTGGGAGGTGCGGGACCTGACCTACGCCGGCTGCCCCTTCCTCGCCTCGGACACGGTGTCACCGACCGCGAGCATCACCGAGGCGTGCCCCGGTCACCGGCGGGCGGTACGTACCGTCATCGAGAACAGCCGGCCCGATCTGGTGATCCTCAGCAACGCCTACCGGCAGCGGTTCGCCGACACCGGCGGGAACCCGTCGCTGGCCGAGTGGGAGCAGGCCGCCCGCACCGCCAAGGAGAGGTGGCTCGGTGCGGCGGGCCGCGTGGTGGCCCTGCAACCGCCGCCGCTCGGCCCTGATCCGAAGACCTGCATCACCCGACTCTCCGTGCCCCGCGACTGCGTCTCGACGCTCTCGGAGGAGTACCGGTCGTACGCCGAGGCCGACCGGAGAGTCTGGGGCGGTAAGGGCTCGTGGTACATCCCCACCACGGACTGGTTCTGTCTCTCCGGGCGCTGCCCCATCTTCATCGGCGGCGTCATCGTCCGACGCGACGGCAACCACGTCACGGCAGACTATGCCCGCCGGCTGAGCCCGCTGTTCGACGACGCGCTGACCCCGGTCCTCGGTCAGCCGTCGACCGAATAGGCCCGAGCGCTACCGTACGTTAGGTCGCCGCCGCAGCAGGACCAGCACGACGAGCCCACCCACCAGGGCGACTCCGGCCGCGACGAGCAGCGGTACCGCCCAGCCGGGCCGGGACTGCACCTCGCCACCGGCCGCGACGGATGCCTCCCGGTACGCCTGCGCCAACGCGTTCGTCGGCGCCGCCTCCGCCGCCTCGGCGAACCGGGTGGCGGCCTTGGCCTCGTCGTCACCGAAGTACGCGTCCAGGGCGCTGCGGTAGAGCCGGTCCGGCTCGCCGAGGGTGTGCTCGACACCGGCGGCGGCGAGGAGCCCGGTCATCCGGGAGACCGGGACAACGAGACGGTTCGGCCGGTCGGGCTGCAACAGGTCGTTGTCGAGCATCCCGACCACCCGCCCCTGCCCGTCGATCACGATGCCGCCTCGGGACGAGGAGCCGATGTCCTCGTTGATGCGGTAGGTGAACGACTCGACGTCCAATTCGGTCACCTGCACCGGCTTGGCCAGGACCTGGTAGGCGGCGGATCGGTAGTCGGTGTCGGTGGTGCCGTAGCCGAGCGCGTGCAACGCCGTCCCGGCGGTGATCGCGGCCGACGTGTTCAGCTCCACGGCGGGCAGGTTCGCCTGGTCGAGCTTGACCAGTGCCAGGTTGCCCTCGTCAAGGCTGAGCGCACGGACGACGGTACCGGGGATCGCCGGGCCGTCCTTGAGGTCACCCTTCGCCACGTTCAGCTGTCCGTGCAGGGTAGCCGCCGGCTGTGTACCGGGCTCGAGTCCGGTGAAGACGCTGCTCGCCTGCCTGGCCCGGACGAAACCGCGGACCTCGGCGGCCTTCAGTTCGCCGTCCGCCACCAGGGTGTCGGCCAACGAACCGAGCGCGTGTTCGAGCAGGATGTCCGGGGTGGGCTGCACGCACTGCCCGTTGGTGAGCACGTGACCGTCGTTGTTGACCACGAACCCCGTGCAGCGGCGGCTGAAGGTGAACGGCTCCGGGTGCAGCAGCGCGTTGTCCTGCCGGTTGCGGATGAAGCCGGTGAGGACGGCCTCCAGGAAGACCATCGAGGGTACCGCAGTGGCTAGGGTGCGCTCCTCCGCGCTGCGCGGCGTGCTCTCCGCCCATGGCTTGAGTCCCGGTGCGGGCGGAGTGGCGGTCGGGGCGGGGGCTGGCGTCGCGGGGTCGGACCCGCTCGCCGAGATGGCCCAGACGCCTGCGCCGCCACCGGCGACCGCGGCCAGGAGCAGCGCGGCGACCGCGACCCAGAGGCCGGTCTGCCGCTTGGGCGGTGCCGAGGGCTGAATTCGGCGCGCCGGGGCGGTGAACGGGTCGTGCTGCGGCGGATCGTCGAGGGCCGCACCGAGGCCCGGCGAGGTCGGTGCGCCCGAGACAGGATCGGCGTAGACCGGCTGCGTGGGGATTGGACCGGGCTGCGTCGACGTGCCGGAGACCGGTTGCGGCGCACCGGAGATCGGTTGCGGCGGGCCAGAGATCGGGTGCGGGGCACCGGACACCGGCACGGGCGGACTCGACACCGGCGGCGGGGTAGGCGTGGGTACGGGCTGGTAGTCGACCCCGAGGGCCGGGAAGAGCTTCTCCGCGGCCGGCCCGACGTCGGCGGAGTAGGCCACCCAGGGGGCGGCGGCGGAGAAGTCGGCGTACGTGAAAGGCAACCCGCCCGGGGCCTGCGCCAGGTTGTTGACGATCCCGGCGAACGCCTCGCGCCAGCCCGGGGTGGCGGCGACTGCGGCGTCCAACACCACCACCGTCACGAAACGGCCCTGCCCGTCGATGGCCGCCCATGCCTTACCGACCGGCGACCCGCCCAGCAGGTGGGTGTACCGGTAGGGGCCGTCCGGCTGCATGACAACTCCCTCTACTCGACCGCGCTGCGGATCCTATCGACCCGCCGCATCTCGCCTGGGCCACCGGTGGTCGCCCTGCCGGCAACCGCCCCGAATGCGCAGGTCACGACCGGTGAGGAGACGCAAGGGTTGCTATGTGAAAGTTTTCATGCATAGAGTCGCTCTGTGAATGACGGAGTCACCGTGGCGCCGACCGAGCGGGTCCTCGGCCTGTTCGACGGGGTCCGGCTGACTCCGACGCAACGACGCATCGCGCACTGCCTGGTGCAGCACGCGCCCTCCGTCGGCTACCTCTCCGCCGCCGAGGTCGCCGAGCTGGCCGGGGTCAGCCAGCCGTCGGTCACCCGGTTCGCGGTGGCGCTGGGCCACGACGGCTATCCGGCGCTGCGTCGCCGGTTGCGCGAGCTGACCGCCGCCGCGCCCGGTCCGGCCACCGCCGGCAACGAACTCCAACAGGCCGTACGCGCCGAGATGGGCAACCTCGACCGGCTGGCCGCGCAGCTCGCCGACCGGGACCGGATCGCCGAGACCGGGCGGCTGCTGGCCGCCAGCCGGCCACTGCCCGTGCTCGGGCTGCGCGCCGCCGCGCCGCTGGCCGCGTACTTCGCGTACTTCGCCGCCAAGGTGCACCCGGACGTGCGGGTGCTCGACGACGGGGGCAGCCTGCTCACCGACCGGGTGGAGCAGGCGGCCGAGGCCGGGGCCGGCGCGCTGCTGGCGTTCGTGCTGCCTCGTTATCCCCGGGAGACGCTGGACGCGCTGCGCGAGGCCCGGTCCGCCGGGCTGACCGTGGTCGCGATCACCGACTCGCCGGTCAGCCCGGCGACCGAGCACGCCGACGTGGTGCTGGCCGCGGCGGTCGGCGCACAGCTCGTGTTCGACCTGCACACCGCTCCGATGACCCTGGCCATGGTGCTGCTCCAGGCGATCTGTGACGCCGCCCCGGCCGATACCCAGCGGCGGCTGGAGGCGTTCGAGACCTCGGCCGCCCGTCGTCAGTTGTTCCTCGGTTAGGGGGAGTTCCGCTATGACGCGATCCACGTCGACCACGCCCGGACACATCCGGGCCGCGCGCGGCACCGAGCGCACCGCCCGTGGCTGGCAGCAGGAGGCCGCGCTGCGGATGCTGATGAACAACCTCGACCCGGAGGTCGCCGAACGCCCCGACGACCTGGTCGTCTACGGCGGCACCGGGAAGGCCGCGCGGGACTGGCCGTCGTACCACGCCCTGGTGCGGACGCTCACCGACCTGCGTGACGACGAGACGATGCTGGTGCAGTCGGGTCGGCCGGTCGGTGTGCTGCGGACCCACGAGTGGGCGCCCCGGGTGCTGCTGGCCAACTCCAACCTGGTCGGTGACTGGGCGACCTGGCCGGAGTTCCGCCGCCTGGAGCAGCTCGGCCTGACCATGTACGGCCAGATGACCGCCGGTTCGTGGATCTACATCGGCACCCAGGGCATCCTCCAGGGCACCTACGAGACCTTCGCGGCCGTCGCCGAGAAGCTCGCCGGCGCCCGTGGTGACGGGCAACAGCGCAGCGGCGGCACCCTGGCCGGCACGGTGACGCTCACCGGCGGGTGCGGCGGGATGGGCGGCGCCCAGGCGCTGGCGGTCACCATGAACGGCGGCGCCTGCCTGATCGTGGACGTGGACCGCACCCGGCTGGAACGCCGGGTGCACGACCGCTACCTGGACGAGATCGCCGACGACCTGGACGACGCGGTCGAGCGGGTCCTCGCGGCGAAGCGGGATCGTCGCGCGCTCAGCGTGGGCGTGGTCGGCAACGCCGCCACGGTCTTCCCCGAACTGCTACGCCGGGGCGTGCCCATCGACGTGGTCACCGACCAGACCAGCGCCCACGACCCGCTGTCGTACCTGCCGGAGGGGGTGGAGCCGGCCGACGCCCGGGAGTACGCGGCGACGGCGCCGGCCGAGTTCACCGACCGGGCCCGGGCGTCGATGGCGAAGCACGTCGAGGCGATGGTGGGCTTCCTGGACGCCGGCGCGGAGGTCTTCGACTACGGCAACTCGATCCGGGGCGAGGCGCAGCTCGGCGGGTACCAGCGCGCCTTCGACTTCCCCGGCTTCGTGCCGGCGTACATCCGGCCGTTGTTCTGTGCGGGCAAGGGACCGTTCCGGTGGGCGGCGCTCTCCGGCGACCCGGCCGACATCGCGGCCACCGACCGGGCGGTCCTGGAGCTGTTCCCGGAGAACGAGTCGCTGGCCCGGTGGATCCGGTTGGCCGGCGAGCGGGTCGCCTTCCAGGGCCTGCCGGCGCGGATCTGCTGGCTCGGCTACGGCGAGCGGGACGTCGCGGGCGTACGGTTCAACGAGATGGTCGCCTCCGGTGAGCTGAGTGCCCCGGTGGTGATCGGGCGCGACCACCTGGACTGCGGCAGCGTGGCGAGCCCGTACCGGGAGACCGAGGCGATGGCCGACGGCTCCGACGCGATCGCCGACTGGCCGCTGCTGAACGCGCTTGTCAACACCGCCAGCGGGGCGTCCTGGGTGTCGATCCACCACGGCGGCGGAGTGGGCATCGGCCGGTCCCTGCACGCCGGTCAGGTCTGTGTGGCCGACGGCACCGCGCCGGCCGGGCAGAAGATCGAGCGGGTGCTCACCAACGATCCGGCGATGGGGGTGATCCGGCACGTCGACGCCGGCTACGACTCGGCCCGCGAGGTCGCCGCCCGCACCGGCGTCCACGTCCCGATGGCGGAGTAGGCGTGAGCGTGAGGAGTGCAGCGAAGCGGAGCCCCGCAGTCGCGAACAACAGGAGAACGCCATGACGGAGTTGCCCGACAGGTTCCGGGAACTTTGGGACGAGATCGCGCCGGTCGGGCGGGACGCGGACAGCGGCGGCTACCTGCGGTACGCGCTCACCGCGCCGGAGCTGCGGCTACGGGCGTGGTTCCGGGAGCAGGCCGACGCCCGGGGCATGCCGGTGGCCCAGGACGGCAACGGCAACCTGTTCGCCTGGTGGGGTGACCCGGACGCGGGTGGCGCGGTGCTGACCGGCAGCCACTTCGACTCGGTGCCGCACGGCGGCGCGTACGACGGGCCGCTGGGCATCGTCAGCGCCTGGCTCGCCGTCGACGAGCTGCGGGCGGCCGGTGTCACCCCGACCCGTCCCCTGGTCGTCGCCGCCTTCGTCGAGGAGGAGGGCGCCCGTTTCGGCGTACCGTGCCTGGGCTCGCGGCTGCTCACCGGTCAGATCACGCCGGAGCGGGCGGGCGCGTTGCGGGACGCGTCCGGGGTGAGTTTCGCCGAGGCGCTGGGCGACCGGCCGGCGGGCGCCGATCCGGCGTTGCTGGGCCGGCTCGCGGCCTTCGTGGAGCTGCACGTCGAGCAGGGCCGCGCGCTCGTCGACCGGGACGCGCCGGTCGCGGTGGCCAACGCCATCTGGCCGCACGGCCGCTGGCGTTTCGATGTCACCGGCGAGGGCAACCACGCCGGTACGACCCGGATGACGGACCGCCGCGACCCCATGTTGACGTACGCGTTCACGGTGCTCGCGGCGAACAAGGAGGCCCGGCTGCGCGACGCGCACGCCACCGTGGGTCGGGTGACCGTGGAGCCGAACGCCACCAACGCGATCCCGTCCCGGGTGACCGGGTGGCTGGACGCCCGGGCCGCCGAACCGGAGACGCTGGCCGGGCTGGTCGAGGCGGTACGCGCCAAGGCCACCGAACGGGCCCGGCGGGACGGTACCGAGGTGAGGGTGACCGAGGAGTCGGCGACGCCGCTGGTGGCCTTCGACGGCGGGCTGGCCGACCGGCTGGCCGGGCTGCTGGCCGCGCCGGTGCTGCCGACCGGGGCCGGACACGACGCGGGGGTGCTGGCGGCACACGTACCGACCGCGATGCTCTTCGTCCGCAACCCGACCGGGGTGTCGCACTCCCCCGCCGAGTCGGCCACCGACGCCGACTGTGCCGCCGGAGTGGCCGCCCTGGCCCGGGTACTGACGGAGCTGACGCAGGCGGCTCGGCTTGACGGGGGGTGGGCCTGATGACCGCGACGCGATGGCTGGCCGAGTACGCGTGGCTGCCCGCACACGCCGAGCCGACCCCGGACGTGCTGATCGAGGCCGTCAACGGCCGGATCACCGCCGTGACGCCACTGACTCCCGGCGGCGACCCGAACGCGGGCGTGGACGTGCTGGCCGACGCGGTGCGGTTGCCCGGGTTGACGCTGCCCGGTCTGGCCAACGCCCACTCGCACGCGTTCCACCGGGCGCTGCGCGGCCGTACCCACGGCGGACGCGGCGACTTCTGGAGCTGGCGCGACCAGATGTACGCGGTGACCGGCCACCTGGACCCGGACACGTACCTGGCGCTGGCCCGCGCGGTCTACGCCGAGATGGCACTGGCCGGGATCACCTGTGTGGGCGAGTTCCACTACCTGCACCACGGTCCGGGCGGCACCCCGTACGCCGACCCGAACGCGATGGGCACGGCGCTGGTCGAGGCGGCGGCACAGGCCGGGATCCGGCTGACCCTGCTGGACACCTGCTACCTGACGGCCGGTGTGGACGGTGCGCCGTTGCTCGGGCCACAGCAGCGTTTCGGCGACGGTGACGCGCGGCGGTGGGCGGAACGGGCCGGCGCGTTCACCCCCGACCGGGAACGTGCCCGCGTCGGGGCGGCCGTGCACTCGGTCCGTGCCGTTCCGGCCGATCAGCTCGCCACCGTGGCCGGCTGGGCGCGGCAGCGGGACGCACCGTTGCATGTGCACCTGTCGGAGCAGTCTGCCGAGAACGACGCCTGCCGGGCCGTGCACGGGTTGACTCCGGCCGGTCTGCTGGCCGAGCACGGCGTGCTGGGACCGGCCACCACGGCGGTGCACGCCACTCATCCGACCAGCGCGGACGTGGCCCTGCTCGGGGAGAGCCGGACCGGTGTCTGTCTCTGCCCGACGACCGAACGCGACCTCGCCGACGGAATCGGACCGGCCCGCCGGATGGCCGACGCCGGGATCCCGCTGAGCCTGGGCAGTGACAGTCACGCCGTGATCGACCCGTTCGAGGAGGCCCGCGCGATGGAACTGGACGAGCGGCTGCGTACCCGTCGACGCGGCCACTTCGCCCCGGCCGAGCTGCTCACCGCCGCCTCCGAGGCCGGGCACGCCGCGCTGGGCTGGACCGACGCCGGCCGGCTCGCCGTGGGTGACCGCGCCGACCTGGTCACGGTACGGCTGGACAGCGTACGCACGGCCGGGGTGGCCCCGGCGGGCGTGTGGTTCGCGGCGAGCGCCGCCGACGTGGCCCAGGTGGTGGTCGACGGTCGGGTGCTGGTCCGCGACGGCCGGCACGTCCGCGTCGACGTTCCGCGCGAGCTGGCCACGGCGGTCGCGGAGGTCTCCGGCGGGGAGGGACACCGTGCCCAGTGAGCCCCGAGCAGCGGGCAGCCTGCTGGTGGACAACATCGGGGAGCTGGTCACCAACGAGGCGGGCGAGGCCGGGCCGTTGGGCATCCGTCGGCGGGCCGCGCTGCTGATCGAGGAGGGCGAGGTGGTCTGGGTCGGTCCGGCCGCCGACGCGCCGGCCGCGGACCGGCGGATCGACGCCGACGGCGCTGCGGTGCTGCCCGGGTTCGTGGACAGTCACGCGCACCTGGTCTTCGCCGGGGACCGGGCAGCGGAGTTCGCGGCCCGGATGGCCGGACAGCCGTACACCGGAGGGGGGATCCGGACCACGGTCGGCACCACCCGCTCGGCCACCGACGGGCAACTCCGCGCCACCGTGCGCCGACTGCACGACGAGGCGTCGCGGCAGGGCACCACCACGATCGAGATCAAGAGTGGGTACGGCCTCACCGTCGCCGACGAGGCCCGCTCGCTGCGGATCGCCGCCGAGGTGACCGAGGAGACCACGTTCCTCGGCGCGCACGTGGTGCCGACCGAGTACGCCGACCGGCCCGACGAGTACGTGGGGCTGGTCTGCGGGCCGATGCTGGCCGCCGCCGCGCCGTACGCCCGCTGGATCGACGTGTTCTGTGAGCGGGGCGCGTTCGACGCCGATCACGCACGGGCGATCCTGACCTGCGGGCAGGCGTCCGGTCTGGGGGTGCGGGTGCACGCCAACCAGCTCGGCCCCGGCCCGGGGGTACGCCTGGGGGTGGAGCTCGGCGCGGCCAGTGTGGACCACTGCACGCACCTGGACGACGCCGACGTCGACGCGCTGGCCGCCACGGACGGCGGTACCGTCGCCACCCTGCTGCCCGGCGCCGAGTTCTCCACCCGGTCGCCGTATCCCGACGCGCGTCGGCTGCTCGACGCCGGTGTCACCGTCGCCCTGGCCACCGACTGCAACCCCGGTTCGTCGTACACGTCGTCGATGCCGTTCTGCGTCGCGCTGGCCGTACGCGAGATGCGGATGACCTCGGCGGAGGCGGTATGGGCGGCCACCGCGGGCGGCGCGCGGGCGTTGCGCCGTACCGACGTCGGGGTGCTGCGGCCCGGTGCCCGGGCCGACCTGATCATCCTCGACGCCCCGTCCCACCTGCACCTGGCCTACCGGCCGGGGGTTCCCCTGATCCGCCGGGTCCTGCGCAACGGAGTGCCACGATGACCGTCACCATCGAACCCACCGGGGTCGCCCCCGCCGACGTGCTCGCCGTGGCGCGCGGTGCCGCCAAGGTCGTCCTCGCCCCGACCACGGTGGCCGCGATGACCGCCAGTCGATCCATCGTGGACGGCATTGAGGCCGCCGGCCGTCCGGTGTACGGCGTCTCCACCGGCTTCGGCGCGCTCGCCAACACGTTCGTCGCTCCCGAGCGGCGTGCCGAACTCCAGCACGCGCTGATCCGCTCGCACGCGGCAGGGGTGGGCGCGGCGATGCCCCGCGAGGTGGTGCGGGCGATGATGCTGCTGCGGGTCCGGTCGCTGGCGCTGGGCCACTCCGGGGTACGGCCGCTGGTCGCCGAGGCCCTGGTCGACCTGCTCAACCACGACGTGACGCCGTGGGTGCCGGAGCACGGCTCGCTGGGCGCGTCCGGCGACCTGGCGCCGTTGGCGCACTGCGCGCTGGTGCTGCTCGGCGAGGGCTGGGTGCTCGGCCCGGCCGGTGAGCGGCGGCCCGCCGCCGACGCGCTGCGCGAGGCCGGTCTCGCTCCGGTGGAGCTGGCCGCCAAGGAGGGCCTGGCGCTGATCAACGGCACCGACGGCATGCTCGGCATGCTGCTGCTGGCCGTCCACGACGCCGCGCACCTGTTCACCATGGCCGACGTGACCGCCGCCCTGGCGATCGAGGCGATGCTCGGCTCGGAGCGGCCGTTCCGGCCCGAGCTGCACGCCATCCGCCCGCATCCCGGGCAGGGGGTCTCGGCAGCGAACATCCACCGGCTGTTGCAGGACTCGGCGGTGATGGACTCGCACCGCGACGACCTGGCCCACGCGGTGCAGGACGCCTACTCGATGCGCTGCGCGCCACAGGTCGCCGGGGCGGCCCGGGACACCCTGGACTTCGTCCGTACGGTCGCCGGCCGGGAACTGGTGTCCGTGGTGGACAACCCGGTGGTGCTGCCGGACGGGCGGGTCGAGTCGACCGGGAACTTCCACGGCGCGCCGCTGGGCTTCGCGGCGGACTACCTGGCCATCGCCGCCGCCGAGGTGGGCGCGATCGCCGAACGTCGGGTGGACCGGCTGCTCGACGTGACCCGCTCCCGGGACCTGCCCGCCTTCCTCTCCCCCGACGCGGGGGTCAACTCCGGGCTGATGATCGCCCAGTACACCGCAGCCGGGATCGTGGCGGAGAACCGGCGGCTGGCCGCACCCGCCTCAGTGGACTCGCTGCCCACCAGCGGCATGCAGGAGGACCACGTCTCGATGGGCTGGGCGGCCACCAAGAAGCTGCGTACCGTCCTGGAGAACCTGACCAGCCTGCTCGCGGTGGAGCTGCTCGCCGCCGTACGCGGACTCCAGCTCCGGGCCCCGCTGACGCCGTCCCCGGCCGGACGGGCGGCGATCGCCGCCCTCGGCTCCGTCGCCGGACGGCCCGGCCCGGACGTCTTCCTCGCACCCCTGATGGAGGCGGCCCGGGCCGTGGTGTCCAGCCCCGAGCTGCGCACCACCATCGAGGCCGAGATCGGTCCCCTGCCCTGACGCGGCGGCCGACCTGAGCAGCGCAGGCGGCTCGCGGATCTTGGTGCGTTGGCGCCCCTCGGGGGGTCGGTTCGTACCAAGATCGGCGGCTATCCGCTGTTCGGGGACAGACTGCGGGTCGATCGGGCGATCCCGGGGTGGGTCAGGGGGCGGTGGGGAGCACCTTGGCGATCAGGGTGGCGAGTTCGCGGAGGGCCTTGCCCCGGTGGCTGACGGCGTCCTTCTCCTGCGGAGTCAGCTCGGCGTTCGTGCCGTCCTGGCCGTCACCCAGGAAGATCGGGTCGTAGCCGAAACCGCCCTCACCGCGAGGGCC from Micromonospora craniellae encodes the following:
- the hutH gene encoding histidine ammonia-lyase; its protein translation is MTVTIEPTGVAPADVLAVARGAAKVVLAPTTVAAMTASRSIVDGIEAAGRPVYGVSTGFGALANTFVAPERRAELQHALIRSHAAGVGAAMPREVVRAMMLLRVRSLALGHSGVRPLVAEALVDLLNHDVTPWVPEHGSLGASGDLAPLAHCALVLLGEGWVLGPAGERRPAADALREAGLAPVELAAKEGLALINGTDGMLGMLLLAVHDAAHLFTMADVTAALAIEAMLGSERPFRPELHAIRPHPGQGVSAANIHRLLQDSAVMDSHRDDLAHAVQDAYSMRCAPQVAGAARDTLDFVRTVAGRELVSVVDNPVVLPDGRVESTGNFHGAPLGFAADYLAIAAAEVGAIAERRVDRLLDVTRSRDLPAFLSPDAGVNSGLMIAQYTAAGIVAENRRLAAPASVDSLPTSGMQEDHVSMGWAATKKLRTVLENLTSLLAVELLAAVRGLQLRAPLTPSPAGRAAIAALGSVAGRPGPDVFLAPLMEAARAVVSSPELRTTIEAEIGPLP